From a single Candidatus Melainabacteria bacterium genomic region:
- a CDS encoding pyruvate, phosphate dikinase, which yields MQNNFHKVYLFQEAYKAFNSNDSQMREYLGGKGTGLVQMTHAGFPVPPGLIITTKACNEYAKNQFQLPSGLLEQVFEKLTTIEKETNKKLGDKTKPLLVSVRSGAKFSMPGMMDTVLNLGLNDETVLALSKATSNESFALDCYRRFIQMFGNVVLGIQKGIFEAILEESNTNGPAKIIAKFKETIKEKTKKEFPQDVKNQLELAIEAVFKSWNNPRAKYYRKLNKIQDDLGTAVNIQTMVFGNMGNGSATGVAFTRNPSTGEDEVYGEYLINAQGEDVVAGIRTPKKITEMKKELPEAYKQLLECIKKLELFYKDMQDTEFTIEQNKLWLLQTRAAKRTAQAAVKAAVDMTNTKIISKEDAIRRIDPLSLNQFLLKSFDPQSKKQAEDENKLLAIGLNASPGAACGKIIFSPDESEILSQNGEKIILVRVETCPDDIHGIVPAVGVLTSRGGMTSHAAVVARGMGKPCVVGCETLKIDLNKETASVNGRTLKKGELISIDGSSGQVFLGEIKTKEPKISNELKILLSWTDEFKQLGIRANADTPIDAKVAIEFGAKGIGLCRTEHMFMQQDRLPWIQKMIMATSQVEREEALTNLLPFQKQDFKEIFKVMSGLPVTIRLLDPPLHEFLPKFDELAIKVSELKYKSLDSTKEEKLLHRVKALHEANPMMGLRGCRLGISYPEINKMQVQAIFEAACELELAGTKTNVEIMIPLICETKELKLVKDMLEKVAKETMEKYKINIDYKFGTMIEVPRAALTAYEIAEHAEFFSFGTNDLTQMTFAFSRDDAEATFLSKYLDEKILTENPFEVLDESGVGKLMKIAVQEGKKRRPELKIGICGEHGGEPKSISYAHKIGLDYVSCSPFRVPIARLAAAQACLKVKERDV from the coding sequence GTGCAGAATAATTTTCACAAAGTTTATTTATTTCAGGAAGCATACAAAGCTTTTAACAGCAATGACTCACAAATGCGTGAGTATTTAGGAGGTAAAGGTACAGGACTTGTTCAAATGACTCATGCAGGTTTTCCTGTCCCGCCAGGTTTAATCATTACAACAAAAGCTTGTAATGAATATGCAAAAAACCAGTTCCAACTTCCTTCTGGACTTCTTGAGCAAGTATTTGAAAAGCTGACAACAATTGAAAAAGAAACTAATAAAAAGTTAGGAGACAAAACAAAACCACTTTTAGTATCTGTTAGATCTGGTGCAAAGTTTTCAATGCCAGGGATGATGGATACAGTTTTAAATCTTGGCTTAAATGATGAAACTGTTCTTGCTCTTTCTAAAGCTACTTCTAATGAATCTTTTGCACTTGACTGTTACAGAAGATTTATCCAGATGTTTGGAAATGTAGTTCTGGGTATACAAAAAGGAATTTTTGAAGCCATTTTAGAGGAATCAAACACTAATGGCCCCGCCAAAATAATTGCTAAGTTTAAAGAAACTATAAAAGAAAAAACAAAAAAAGAATTTCCACAAGATGTAAAAAACCAGCTAGAACTTGCAATTGAAGCTGTTTTTAAATCATGGAATAATCCACGTGCAAAGTATTACAGAAAATTAAATAAAATCCAGGACGATCTTGGAACTGCTGTAAACATACAAACAATGGTATTTGGAAATATGGGAAATGGTTCTGCAACAGGTGTTGCTTTTACAAGAAATCCATCTACAGGAGAAGATGAGGTTTATGGTGAATACCTTATAAATGCTCAAGGAGAAGATGTAGTAGCAGGAATAAGAACACCAAAAAAAATCACTGAAATGAAAAAAGAATTGCCTGAAGCTTATAAGCAGCTTTTAGAATGTATTAAAAAGCTAGAACTATTTTATAAGGACATGCAGGATACTGAGTTTACCATTGAACAAAACAAGCTTTGGCTATTACAAACAAGAGCAGCAAAAAGAACTGCACAAGCTGCAGTAAAAGCTGCTGTAGACATGACAAACACTAAGATCATTTCAAAAGAAGATGCTATAAGAAGAATTGATCCTTTATCCTTAAACCAATTTCTCTTAAAAAGTTTCGACCCCCAGTCAAAAAAGCAAGCTGAGGATGAAAATAAACTACTTGCAATTGGACTAAATGCTTCTCCTGGTGCAGCTTGTGGAAAAATTATTTTTAGTCCGGATGAATCAGAAATACTTTCTCAAAACGGGGAAAAGATAATTCTTGTAAGAGTTGAAACTTGCCCAGATGATATTCATGGAATAGTTCCTGCTGTTGGGGTATTAACTTCAAGAGGTGGGATGACAAGTCATGCTGCAGTAGTTGCACGAGGGATGGGAAAACCATGTGTAGTAGGATGTGAAACTTTAAAGATTGATTTAAATAAAGAAACAGCCTCAGTTAATGGAAGAACATTAAAAAAAGGAGAGCTAATTTCTATAGATGGTTCAAGTGGCCAAGTTTTTCTTGGAGAAATAAAAACAAAAGAACCAAAAATAAGTAATGAACTTAAGATTTTACTTTCTTGGACAGATGAGTTTAAACAGTTAGGTATAAGAGCAAATGCTGATACACCAATTGATGCAAAAGTCGCAATTGAATTTGGAGCAAAAGGAATAGGCCTTTGTAGAACAGAACATATGTTCATGCAACAAGATAGACTCCCTTGGATCCAAAAGATGATTATGGCAACTAGTCAAGTTGAAAGAGAAGAAGCATTAACAAATTTACTTCCTTTTCAAAAACAAGACTTTAAAGAAATATTTAAAGTTATGTCTGGCTTACCAGTAACAATAAGACTTCTTGATCCTCCACTACATGAATTCTTGCCAAAGTTTGATGAGTTAGCTATTAAGGTTAGCGAGCTTAAATACAAAAGCCTAGACTCAACAAAAGAAGAAAAACTTTTACATAGAGTTAAAGCTTTACATGAAGCAAATCCAATGATGGGTTTACGTGGTTGCAGGCTTGGGATTTCTTATCCAGAAATAAATAAAATGCAAGTACAAGCAATTTTTGAAGCTGCATGTGAATTAGAACTAGCTGGTACAAAAACTAATGTAGAAATAATGATTCCATTAATCTGTGAAACAAAAGAGCTTAAGCTTGTTAAAGATATGTTAGAAAAAGTTGCAAAAGAAACAATGGAAAAGTATAAAATTAACATTGATTATAAATTTGGCACAATGATTGAAGTACCTCGTGCTGCACTTACAGCTTATGAAATTGCAGAACATGCAGAGTTTTTTAGTTTTGGTACAAACGATCTAACTCAAATGACTTTTGCTTTTAGCAGAGATGATGCTGAAGCAACATTTTTATCAAAATATTTAGATGAAAAAATACTAACTGAAAATCCATTTGAAGTTTTAGATGAGTCAGGAGTTGGAAAACTTATGAAAATTGCTGTCCAAGAAGGCAAGAAAAGAAGGCCAGAATTAAAAATAGGAATCTGCGGCGAGCATGGAGGAGAACCTAAATCAATTTCATATGCACATAAAATCGGTCTTGATTATGTAAGTTGTTCCCCATTTCGTGTACCAATTGCAAGGTTAGCTGCTGCTCAAGCTTGTTTAAAAGTAAAAGAAAGAGATGTTTAA
- a CDS encoding kinase/pyrophosphorylase: MFTIYTLSDSSGETAELVAKSALSQFESIQAKIQRLPKVRSTEEVKKLFLGEIKSPAIIIYTLVLPEAKEALMEEAKKYSIPTYDVLGDIVTKLENICHAPPLREPGLRLKVDESYFNRMDAIHYAIKYDDGQNISNIESADVILLGVSRTGKTPSCMYLAQHYGLKAANIPIVLGTEPQEKLFKINSGKIIGLICDPLVLQSFRSSRANSLQMDYSADYCDLDHISHEVEFSKKVFRELKCETIDMTNRAVEETAIEIMSKLQLLKR; this comes from the coding sequence ATGTTTACAATCTATACGTTATCAGATAGCAGTGGTGAAACTGCAGAGCTAGTTGCTAAATCTGCACTTAGCCAATTTGAATCTATTCAAGCAAAAATACAAAGGCTTCCGAAAGTAAGATCAACTGAAGAGGTAAAAAAACTTTTTTTAGGTGAAATAAAATCACCAGCAATTATTATTTACACACTAGTCCTTCCTGAAGCTAAAGAAGCGTTAATGGAAGAAGCAAAAAAATATTCAATCCCTACTTATGATGTTCTTGGTGATATTGTAACTAAACTAGAAAATATATGTCATGCGCCTCCTTTACGAGAGCCAGGCCTTAGATTAAAAGTTGATGAATCCTACTTTAACAGAATGGATGCAATCCACTATGCAATTAAATATGACGATGGTCAAAATATAAGCAATATAGAAAGTGCAGATGTAATATTATTAGGTGTTTCAAGGACAGGTAAAACTCCAAGTTGTATGTACTTAGCACAACACTATGGCCTAAAAGCAGCAAATATTCCAATAGTTTTAGGTACCGAGCCACAAGAAAAATTATTTAAAATCAACAGCGGAAAGATTATAGGATTAATTTGTGACCCACTAGTTCTTCAGTCTTTTAGAAGTTCACGGGCAAATTCACTTCAAATGGACTACAGTGCAGATTATTGCGACCTTGATCATATTTCACATGAAGTAGAGTTTTCAAAAAAGGTCTTTAGAGAATTAAAATGTGAGACAATTGACATGACAAACAGGGCAGTTGAAGAAACTGCTATTGAGATAATGTCTAAGTTGCAGCTACTAAAAAGATAA
- a CDS encoding nucleotide exchange factor GrpE, with protein sequence MTNDKETAGIPLTSEPSGEVESTPEISTEQELEKLQKKLDELGNQYLRVLADYQNLQKRSSQEKEELYKYAAEKTIEILLPALDTFEYARQTIKPDSSPEKILEDFSLVFEMLLKCLKDIGLEPIEETGIPFDPFLHEVLHQIPTNELPDHTVMQILKKGYKLNNKIIRAALVSVSAKKEKEEEIK encoded by the coding sequence ATGACTAATGATAAAGAAACTGCTGGGATACCCCTAACTAGTGAACCTTCAGGTGAAGTAGAAAGCACCCCTGAGATTTCCACAGAACAAGAGTTAGAAAAACTTCAAAAGAAACTAGACGAATTAGGAAACCAATATCTTAGAGTTTTAGCAGATTACCAAAATCTTCAAAAGAGATCCTCGCAAGAAAAAGAAGAGCTGTATAAATATGCGGCAGAGAAAACTATAGAAATTCTTTTACCAGCACTTGATACTTTTGAATATGCTAGACAAACTATAAAACCTGACTCAAGTCCTGAAAAGATTTTAGAGGATTTTAGTCTAGTTTTTGAAATGTTATTAAAGTGTTTAAAAGATATTGGACTAGAACCAATTGAAGAAACAGGCATACCATTTGATCCTTTTTTACATGAGGTTCTTCATCAAATACCTACAAATGAACTGCCGGATCATACAGTAATGCAGATTTTAAAAAAAGGCTATAAGCTAAATAATAAAATTATTAGAGCTGCACTAGTTTCTGTGTCAGCGAAAAAAGAAAAAGAGGAAGAAATAAAATGA
- the cysC gene encoding adenylyl-sulfate kinase: protein MIGFTLWFTGLSGAGKSTIANILENKFKKMGLKVEVLDGDVVRTHLSKGLGFSKEDRDANIRRIGYVASLLSRNGVIAITAAISPYREIRNEAREMHENFVEVYTKCPLEVVEKRDIKGLYKKARNGEIAQFTGISDPYEEPISPEVIVETDKQSPEESADKILSWLEKNGHI, encoded by the coding sequence ATGATTGGTTTTACATTGTGGTTTACTGGTTTATCTGGTGCTGGTAAATCAACTATTGCAAATATCTTAGAAAATAAATTTAAGAAAATGGGGTTGAAGGTAGAAGTACTTGATGGTGATGTGGTAAGAACACATCTAAGCAAAGGACTTGGTTTTAGTAAAGAAGATAGGGATGCAAATATTAGAAGAATTGGTTATGTAGCAAGCTTGCTTTCAAGAAATGGTGTTATTGCAATTACTGCTGCAATTTCTCCATACAGAGAAATTAGAAATGAAGCAAGAGAAATGCATGAGAATTTTGTTGAAGTTTATACAAAGTGTCCTCTTGAAGTTGTAGAAAAAAGAGATATTAAAGGACTTTATAAAAAAGCACGTAATGGTGAGATTGCTCAATTTACTGGTATATCTGATCCATATGAAGAACCAATAAGTCCAGAGGTAATTGTAGAAACAGACAAACAGTCACCTGAAGAAAGTGCAGATAAAATATTAAGCTGGCTGGAAAAGAATGGACATATATGA
- a CDS encoding patatin-like phospholipase family protein, whose product MSKVTRLQGCKVTRIMFFLVSLLPCFFTFLPPSFAEDKSPVRPKIGLALGGGGSRGAAHIGVLKVLERENIPVDYLVGTSAGALIAALYSGGVCPRELEKYVLSGAISKVYKSDFSLLRGLFIYINRTWRTFIGKPFYAGLYNDHRLHNFVNNAISKSDGTIDLVIPLHVIAVDLISGLPVVIKSGDIGLAVQASTAIPALRQPIVINEQLLVDGAVLKNIPIEEVKKMGANLIIAVDVDTKMETLNKEDFRSFESVLTRAISLGLRAQSESILSKADVVINPDLTGIGILDLDKKSLAKAIKAGEEETIKLIPKIKRKIEEKNYALRTAYQDSSSLSSFSSGMMFLKTIK is encoded by the coding sequence ATGAGTAAGGTTACAAGGTTGCAAGGTTGCAAGGTTACAAGGATAATGTTCTTCCTTGTCTCCTTGCTTCCTTGCTTTTTTACCTTCTTACCTCCTTCTTTTGCTGAAGACAAATCTCCAGTTAGGCCAAAAATCGGACTTGCTCTTGGTGGGGGTGGCTCTCGTGGAGCAGCTCATATTGGGGTGTTGAAGGTTTTAGAAAGAGAAAATATTCCAGTTGATTACTTAGTAGGTACAAGTGCAGGAGCTTTAATAGCTGCATTGTATTCAGGCGGGGTTTGTCCTCGTGAATTAGAAAAATATGTTTTATCTGGTGCAATTAGTAAGGTTTATAAATCAGATTTTTCACTGCTTAGGGGATTATTTATTTATATTAACAGAACATGGCGAACATTTATTGGCAAGCCTTTTTATGCAGGATTATACAATGATCATAGATTACATAATTTTGTAAATAATGCTATTTCAAAAAGTGACGGAACAATTGATCTGGTTATACCTTTGCATGTCATTGCCGTAGATTTAATTAGTGGGCTTCCTGTGGTTATTAAGTCAGGTGATATTGGTTTAGCTGTACAGGCCAGTACTGCAATCCCTGCCTTACGCCAACCAATAGTAATTAATGAGCAACTACTCGTTGATGGTGCAGTTTTAAAAAATATTCCAATTGAAGAAGTAAAAAAAATGGGTGCAAATTTAATAATAGCAGTAGATGTAGATACTAAAATGGAGACCTTGAACAAAGAAGATTTTAGATCATTTGAATCAGTTTTAACAAGGGCAATAAGTCTTGGATTAAGAGCTCAATCAGAAAGCATTCTAAGTAAGGCAGATGTTGTAATAAATCCTGATTTAACAGGGATTGGTATTTTAGATTTGGACAAAAAAAGCTTAGCAAAAGCAATTAAAGCAGGTGAAGAAGAAACGATAAAATTAATTCCTAAAATAAAAAGAAAAATTGAAGAAAAAAATTATGCTTTAAGAACAGCATATCAAGATTCTTCGTCATTATCTTCTTTCTCATCAGGCATGATGTTTCTAAAGACTATTAAGTAA
- the secF gene encoding protein translocase subunit SecF, with amino-acid sequence MKVDIVKYRWFWFGFSLAILIPGLIAAGICISKFGSPIKLGLDFTGGTKLEYKFPHEIRLEETRKIVDRNKLGGSSIQVSKQALDGSQIVIIRSKAIKERKSTQKRASQKEKLDEDLRQSFGNFEILSIDSVSPLIGPELLTSGLLALLFTCVGIVLYITYRFKRDYALCAIIALLHDVFILIGLFAIFSLIWGLEIDSLFITAALTVIGFSVHDTIVVFDRIRENSKYLSKNKTFGEIANDSINQTLVRSINTSLTTLITLGTLFLLGGETTKMFVGAMFLGIASGTYSSIFVASALLVWWREIAKRRRVRTT; translated from the coding sequence ATGAAAGTAGATATTGTTAAATACCGCTGGTTTTGGTTTGGGTTTTCACTTGCTATTTTAATTCCAGGATTAATTGCAGCTGGAATTTGCATAAGCAAGTTTGGCTCTCCAATAAAACTTGGACTTGATTTTACAGGTGGAACAAAGCTGGAATATAAATTCCCGCATGAAATTAGACTTGAAGAAACCAGAAAAATTGTAGACCGTAATAAACTTGGTGGAAGCAGTATCCAGGTCTCAAAACAAGCTCTTGATGGTTCTCAGATAGTTATTATTAGATCAAAAGCAATTAAAGAAAGAAAATCTACTCAAAAGAGAGCTAGCCAAAAAGAAAAATTAGATGAAGATTTAAGACAATCATTTGGCAACTTTGAGATTTTATCAATAGATTCAGTAAGCCCATTAATTGGTCCTGAACTGCTTACATCTGGTTTACTTGCCTTACTTTTTACTTGTGTTGGAATTGTCTTATATATTACCTATAGGTTTAAAAGAGACTATGCACTTTGTGCAATAATTGCACTTCTTCATGATGTGTTTATATTAATTGGTCTTTTTGCAATTTTTAGTTTAATTTGGGGACTTGAGATTGATAGCTTATTTATTACTGCAGCACTTACTGTAATTGGCTTTTCAGTTCATGACACAATTGTTGTTTTTGACAGGATTAGGGAAAATTCCAAATACTTAAGTAAAAATAAAACATTTGGTGAAATTGCAAACGATAGTATAAACCAAACTTTAGTTCGAAGCATAAATACATCACTAACTACACTAATTACACTCGGTACTTTATTTTTACTTGGTGGTGAAACTACAAAAATGTTTGTTGGTGCAATGTTTTTAGGAATAGCATCAGGTACTTATTCAAGTATATTTGTAGCTAGTGCACTTTTAGTCTGGTGGAGAGAAATTGCTAAAAGAAGAAGAGTTAGAACAACATGA
- a CDS encoding YebC/PmpR family DNA-binding transcriptional regulator — MSGHSKWAQIKRKKAVTDAKRGAVFSKIAKEIMVASKLGGKDPNSNFRLRFAIEKAKANLLPQENIKRAIEKGAGVDEGALSMEEVIYEGYGPGGAAILILCTTDNKNRTVADLRSYFTRYEGKLATSGAVSWMFEKRGEIKIPCSSNLQDEIYKLAIEVGAEDIDLLDSEFATIITKPEELEKVQKNILAKEIKLQETQIVYHPKKHVEINDPKAAKNLITLLELIEEHDDVQEVYSNFDIRDEILNANTY; from the coding sequence ATGTCCGGTCATTCTAAATGGGCACAAATTAAACGTAAAAAGGCAGTAACTGATGCTAAACGCGGGGCTGTTTTTTCAAAAATTGCAAAAGAGATCATGGTTGCAAGCAAACTAGGAGGGAAAGACCCAAATAGTAACTTTCGTTTGAGGTTTGCAATTGAAAAAGCAAAAGCAAATCTACTACCACAAGAAAATATAAAACGTGCAATTGAAAAAGGAGCTGGTGTAGATGAAGGTGCTTTAAGTATGGAAGAAGTAATTTATGAAGGTTATGGACCAGGTGGTGCTGCAATTTTAATTTTATGTACCACGGATAATAAAAATAGGACCGTAGCTGATTTGAGAAGTTATTTTACAAGATATGAGGGGAAACTTGCTACGAGTGGAGCAGTAAGCTGGATGTTTGAAAAGCGTGGAGAAATTAAAATCCCATGTTCTTCCAATCTCCAAGATGAAATCTATAAACTTGCAATTGAAGTTGGTGCAGAAGACATTGATTTACTAGACAGTGAATTTGCAACAATCATTACAAAGCCTGAAGAGCTTGAAAAAGTACAAAAAAATATTCTTGCAAAAGAAATAAAACTACAAGAAACACAAATTGTATACCATCCTAAAAAGCATGTAGAAATAAATGATCCTAAGGCTGCAAAAAATCTAATCACATTGCTTGAATTAATAGAAGAACATGATGATGTGCAAGAAGTTTATTCTAACTTTGACATAAGAGATGAGATATTAAATGCAAACACATACTAA
- a CDS encoding thymidine phosphorylase — MQTHTKEEINYFIKNLNTFSQDKITKWLKEVKENGLTNEETTSLTLAMVNSGETLNWEGLEPTIDKHSTGGIGDKVTLLFAPLVAACGINVPKLSGRALGITGGTIDKLESIPSFRTNLQIDEIKNQVKKIGLAISSASANLAPADKKLYAIRDVTNTVDSIPLIASSIMSKKIAGGSKNIILDVKFGSGAFMKSFHDAKLLARAMVNIGQNLGRNVKAIISDMDQPLGYAIGNALEVKEVIDVLSGKEVTDLVEIVISLAKCIDFAPMADSDLKEILLGGKALRKFKEMVIAQDGDLKLFSNSNKAKHIEVVKSERDGYVHKIDALSVGKTVHTLGAGRKKVSDSIDHSVGILFFKKYGDKVKNGEVLFEVHSKNKEDAESAKKTLTNSVLIKQEKPQELKLIHDII, encoded by the coding sequence ATGCAAACACATACTAAAGAAGAAATAAATTATTTTATAAAAAATTTAAATACTTTTAGCCAAGATAAAATCACCAAGTGGTTAAAAGAAGTAAAAGAAAACGGATTAACTAATGAAGAAACTACTTCTCTCACATTAGCAATGGTAAACTCTGGTGAGACTTTAAACTGGGAAGGCCTGGAACCTACTATTGATAAGCATAGTACTGGTGGTATTGGTGATAAAGTAACGCTGCTTTTTGCACCATTGGTAGCAGCTTGTGGAATTAATGTACCTAAATTATCTGGGAGAGCTTTAGGGATTACAGGTGGAACAATTGATAAATTAGAATCAATTCCTAGTTTTAGAACTAACTTACAAATTGATGAAATAAAAAATCAAGTAAAAAAAATTGGACTTGCAATTTCAAGTGCAAGTGCTAATTTAGCCCCTGCAGATAAAAAACTTTATGCAATTAGAGATGTAACAAATACCGTTGATTCCATACCTCTTATTGCATCTTCTATTATGAGTAAAAAAATTGCAGGTGGTTCAAAAAATATAATCTTAGACGTAAAGTTTGGCTCTGGTGCATTTATGAAGTCATTTCATGATGCAAAATTGCTAGCACGGGCCATGGTTAATATTGGTCAGAATCTAGGTAGGAATGTAAAAGCTATTATTTCAGATATGGATCAACCTTTAGGCTATGCTATTGGAAATGCTCTTGAAGTTAAAGAAGTTATTGATGTTTTGTCTGGTAAAGAAGTAACTGATTTAGTTGAGATTGTAATTTCTCTTGCAAAGTGTATAGATTTTGCTCCTATGGCAGACAGTGATTTAAAAGAAATATTATTAGGCGGGAAAGCATTAAGAAAATTTAAAGAAATGGTTATTGCTCAAGATGGAGATTTAAAATTATTTTCAAATTCAAATAAGGCAAAGCACATTGAAGTTGTAAAAAGTGAACGAGATGGTTATGTACATAAAATAGATGCATTAAGTGTTGGAAAGACTGTTCATACTTTAGGTGCAGGTAGAAAAAAAGTAAGTGATAGTATAGATCATTCAGTTGGTATATTGTTTTTTAAAAAGTATGGAGACAAAGTAAAAAATGGTGAAGTGTTGTTTGAAGTACATTCAAAAAACAAAGAAGATGCAGAAAGTGCAAAAAAAACTTTAACCAACTCTGTATTAATTAAACAAGAAAAGCCACAAGAATTAAAATTAATTCATGATATTATTTAG
- a CDS encoding YIP1 family protein, which produces MSINNLNIEQNIPQDEPKISFLETFYGVLFCPNKVFCELYDEDTFTVLVYGVLAVFLSNLGKVGSGSANILNIVGTEIIGFVSWFFVGLLIFFFSTVFKTPNNSFLRLLGFTGLSSIPFLLLAPVSLISNFNLTIYTACEVLVSLWTFILFWISLAKSFQLEAWRVFLMAIIPFLLGLFLFTYLIANILGMFFSMSPI; this is translated from the coding sequence ATGAGTATAAATAACTTAAATATTGAACAAAATATTCCACAAGATGAACCTAAAATTAGTTTTTTAGAAACTTTTTATGGAGTTTTGTTTTGCCCAAACAAAGTCTTTTGTGAGCTATATGATGAAGATACTTTTACAGTTTTAGTTTATGGTGTTCTTGCTGTATTTTTGTCTAATCTAGGTAAAGTTGGATCAGGTAGTGCAAACATCCTAAATATCGTCGGGACTGAAATAATTGGTTTTGTAAGCTGGTTTTTTGTTGGTCTTTTAATATTTTTCTTTAGTACAGTTTTTAAAACACCAAATAATAGTTTTTTAAGGCTCTTAGGATTTACAGGCTTGTCAAGCATACCATTTTTACTTCTTGCCCCTGTTTCTTTAATAAGTAATTTTAATCTTACAATTTATACTGCTTGTGAAGTGTTAGTAAGTCTTTGGACTTTTATTTTGTTTTGGATTAGTCTTGCAAAAAGCTTTCAGCTTGAAGCCTGGAGAGTTTTTCTTATGGCAATAATTCCTTTTTTATTAGGGCTCTTCTTATTTACATACTTGATTGCAAACATTTTAGGGATGTTTTTCTCAATGAGCCCTATCTAA